TCCCCATCCGAGAAGAGGGTCAAACCCTGTTTCCGGTTCTCCTGTATGTGAATACACATTTACTACCAGTTCATCGGAAGCCCTGGAAGTCGAGCTGGCTGATACAGAACCTGACTCTGAGCCTGATGCAGAACCCAGTTCGGAATCATCCGTTGGGCTGGATACGCAGCCGGACATGGAAGTGATAATACCAATAATTGCTATAATTACGATTAATGTCCCCACAGACAGATGTTGCTGGTTTTTCTTGATCGGAACTCCTCCTGATATATTAGTATCCTGAATACTCTCGACTGAAACTCATAGCGGTTTTCTATGAATCTTTATTGAAATAACGAGAGTTTTTTGAATAATATTTGTACAGGAAATCTGTAGAAGTGTTACTTTTTCTTAAAGTAATGTTAAATGGAACTAAAACCAATTTTTTCTATAAGTACTTTACCATAAATATGTAATATTTAATCTAAATTTTAGAAAATTTAGTAACACTAAATATAAATTCTTAATTCTTGCTGAGTTTTTTGGTAAGTATTCTATGAATAAAAAATATAATTTTTTATTATCAAAAGCAGGGAGTATCGACAGTTTAATTTTTATCTCAGTATTAAACGATTTTGATCCTGTCTATTGAATGAAGATAGTCTCCCCGAATAACCTGTAAAAATAAGAGGATTTGAGTGAATACTCAAATCCCTGTTTAATCTCATGCACGTTTCCATTCCAGAATGCTGCCAAAGATATCTGCCCCATGGGGCTGTATTTTTGGAGTTCCGATATCAAGGTCTTCATCCATTATGTAGACATAATTAATGGTCGCCATCCACATCCAGGAAGCGTCCCCTTCTGCGGAGAATCCTGTTGTCCCGTCCCATGCAGCCAGCTGCCAGTTTTTGTTGGCTGTTTCCTGGTCAGGACTGGTTATGGCTGTTCTCAGGTAATTGTCCACAGCAGGATTGTTGTACATTATTACGTTGTTACGGGTTGAAGGATCGTAGCTCTTGCTGTAGTATCTTAAGTATATGTCAGTCGGATCCAGTGATCCGTAACCCCAGACATTTGGAGTCGAATAGCAAAGGGTGTAAATTTCATCCCAGCTCTTACCTTCAACTTTAATATTTATACCCAGTTTTTTAGCTTCTTCACTCATTGAAACCGCCAATGCCTGTCTTTCCTGGGCATTTGCAGGATATAAAAGGGTAAATTCGGCTTTCAGGCCTTTTTTCTCAACAATGCCGTCTCCGTCAGTATCAGTCCAGCCGCCTTCGGCAAGGATTTTCTTTGCTCCTTCTATATCTCCGTCTTCGAAAATGGCTTCCTTATTTCCCCAGGGCAGTTTGTCCACGCCTGTGAATTCTTCTTTTCCCTGTCCGTTCAAGGCACCGTCAACCAGTGTCTGCCTGTCTATCCCGATGTTCAGAGCTTTTCTTATTGCAGGATCAGAAGTCACGTTGTTTCCAATTACATAGCCGTTTTCGGTTTTTTCTCCAGTATTCGGATTCATCGGGAAACTTATTCCACGGGCATCAATAGAGTCGAGAGAAACTATTTTCATTCCATCGACTGTTTGATAGGCATAAGATGACGGAATTTCAGCAAGGTCAACCTGTCCGGCTTTTGCTGCTGCAAAAGCAGAGTCTGATCCCATAAAGAGCATTGTTAATTTTTTAAAGTACGGCTCCTGTCCGTAATAATCCTGATTTGCTTCAAAGATTACCTGCTGCCCTTTGTCCCACTGCACAAACTTATATGGGCCCGAACCTATCGGACTGGACCCGTATGTTTCAGCATTGTAAGCATGTTCGGGGACAATGCCAAGAGCTACCAGTTTATTGATAAAGGTAGACTGAGGGTCGTTCATCTCAAATTCAACTGTATAATCATCGGTTGCTGTCGCCTTTTCCAGCATGGATAAATCTATGCTCCCACCTGCATTTGCTGCCGTGTTAAATGTGAATGCCACATCTTCGGCTGTTAAAGGCATTCCGTCATGGAACTTAACGTCATCCCTTATTGTAACGGTCCACTTCAGTCCATCGCTGCTGACAGTATAATTTGCAGCCAGGTCATTAATCAGGCGTGCCTCGCTGTCCCTTTTGAAAAGAGTACTCTGGACAAGAGGTTCCCTGCTGTTACCCCATCCGGTAATCGGGTTAAAGCCGGTTTCCGGCTCTCCTCCATGGGTCCCTACGGCTGCAACCAGTTCATCAGACCCTGGAGAGCTCAGTTCTTCAGATCCCTGGAGCGCCGTTTCCCCGGCAACCTGGGAAGTCTGTTCTGTGGGTTCCGAATCTGCTGCAGGGCTGGACATAGAGCTGACAATAATGGCAGCTGCTATAACTATGATTATTGAGCCTATGAGCAAATACTGCTGATTTTTCTTAATCAAAACTCCTCCTTGTTTTTTATTAAAATCTGGAATTACTTTACAATACTCCTTAACCTGTATTTTTCCCGATTGTGAAATGTTTAATACTACCTTGCATTAAACAATTATAATTATGTAATACTTTTTTAAAGATTTTTAAGACAAACTGAATTAAAACATTTTTGTATATATACTTTCCTAAATGAATGTAATACTAAAATGTATACTTTATTTCTAAGTGTAATACTAAATATGAATTTTTACTCAAATGTGGGTTTTTATCATCTACAGTAATAGGTTGTTGAAAATGAGTCAAAAATTTGAGAATTCAAAGGATCAGAATTTAAAAGTCTAAATTTTAAAATTCAAGGATTTAAAGTATTAAGGTTGAAATTCAGGAGCCTGAGACCTCAAAATCAAAATCAAAATCTTAAACTCAAAGTCTCAAAACGCCAGAAAGTGCCATTTATATAGCAGTATCATGTTTTTACACTGGATAGAAAAAAATAATGAAAAAAATTTTAGTGGAAAAATTTTAGTGGAAAAATTGTAATGGAAAAATTGTAATGGAAAAATTGTAATGGAAAAATTGTAATGAAAAAATTGTAAAGTCATTAAATATTTCGTGGAGCATATATGCCTGATATAGAAATAATAGACCTTAATCCTGAAAACATTGCTGACTACGGGGTTTGCGGATACAAAGATTTTAAAAAACACCTTGAGTTAAGAAGGAAAATCGACTGGTTTAAGGAATATTATTCTAAAGGGCTCAGGATAAAAGTAATTTTTTCAAGAGAAGGCGGTTATCAGGGCATGCTTGAATACATTCCAGGAAAATATGCACACCGCCCGGTAGATGCAGAAGGATATATGTTTATCCATTGTATTTTTGTCGGATTCAAAAACGAGTTTAAAGGGAAAGGCTATGCTTCTTCTTTGATTGAAGAGTGCATTAAGGATGCAAAAGAAGCAAACATGCAGGGCGTTGCGGTTGTTACAAGAAACGGCTCATTTATGGCTAAAAAAGATATTTTCTTAAAAAAAGGATTTGTACCTGTTGATGAGGTTGAACCTGATTTTGAATTACTGGTTTTAAAATTCAACCCGGGAGCCGACGATCCGAAATTTAAAAATATATCGCTGGACACGGAGAAATATGGAGAAGGCCTGACTGTTATCCGTTCAGCCCAGTGCCCATACTCAGTAAAAAACGTGGATGCTATTTTGAAAACTGCAAGGGAGAAATTGAAAATAAAGGCTAACCTGATTGACCTTGAGAGTTCAGATGAGGCTCAGCATGTGCCCTGTGCTTTCGGGACCTTCTGTATTATTTATAATGGCAAGGTTATCAGTCATCATCCAATCAGTAATACAAGATTTGAAAACATTATGAAAAAAATAATTCAATAGTCAATACCAGATTTCAAAACCCGTCCACAGATTTAAAAACAAAAGTTTAATAGAAAGAAAAGCATATTTTGAGATGTTTCCAAACCACTAAAAAACCCTTTTTTTCTTGTATTTATAAAGGGTTTGATAATTTTCCAGCAAGAATTTTAGCCCCGAAAAAGGGGATATTTCCCGCCTTTTCTGGCCATATAACGGAAATTTTTGCCCTATTCGTGAGCAAGATCCACTAAAACAAGGATTGAAACATCTCCACTCCCTAGTTCCAATCTTCCCCCCCGTCGTATTCGTGAGCAAGATCCACTAAAACAAGGATTGAAACTTTCTTTTGCAAGTGGTCCTTTGTTTAAGATCGCTGATTCGTGAGCAAGATCCACTAAAACAAGGATTGAAACTAGGGAATGTCTATGAAAATCCTGAACTTATTGAGATTCGTGAGCAAGATCCACTAAAACAAGGATTGAAACATTACCATTTTTATTTAATTAGCTATAAGTACTAATTCGTGAGCAAGATCCACTAAAACAAGGATTGAAACTAATGGGCGTTTACTGGGTAATAGAGTCCATAATATTCGTGAGCAAGATCCACTAAAACAAGGATTGAAACACATAAACATAATCACCTAATTTTACTTGTGGGGTATTCGTGAGCAAGATCCACTAAAACAAGGATTGAAACTAGATGTTGTCGGGGGAGACATCTATAGCAATATTCGTGAGCAAGATCCACTAAAACAAGGATTGAAACACTTGCAGTGCAACACAGTATCAGACAACACCATATTCGTGAGCAAGATCCACTAAAACAAGGATTGAAACAGGGTTTCATGCTGTTTTCCGTTCATTCAACCTCTGATTCGTGAGCAAGATCCACTAAAACAAGGATTGAAACCGGACATTGACAGAATCATATCAAAGGGCAATTTTGATTCGTGAGCAAGATCCACTAAAACAAGGATTGAAACCGAGGTTTCCGGCGGCTGCGCTTGGGCGTTGTTGGATTCGTGAGCAAGATCCACTAAAACAAGGATTGAAACTACCAAATTAAAAACGTTGTCATTTTTGCGTTGTCTATTCGTGAGCAAGATCCACTAAAACAAGGATTGAAACCTGCTTGTAAGATGAGTTCGTTTACCATTGTTTTATTCGTGAGCAAGATCCACTAAAACAAGGATTGAAACAAAATTCCTGCACTCGCGGGTTGACGGGCTGTATCATTCGTGAGCAAGATCCACTAAAACAAGGATTGAAACTGATACGTCTCTGAATACTCTCTCGCGAATTCGTATTCGTGAGCAAGATCCACTAAAACAAGGATTGAAACCCGAACAGCATTTCGCCTATTTTCCGGGCTTCTTCGATTCGTGAGCAAGATCCACTAAAACAAGGATTGAAACTGAATTCAGCAATGGCTTCATGGGTTTCCCGAAGGGATTCGTGAGCAAGATCCACTAAAACAAGGATTGAAACCGCAAACCGTAACCATGTGGTTACGCTGATGCTGTTATTCGTGAGCAAGATCCACTAAAACAAGGATTGAAACCTGATTTCGGTTTTCAATTCTTTTTCCCCTTCTTATTCGTGAGCAAGATCCACTAAAACAAGGATTGAAACTGAGATAAGCCTCATTCAGGAACGGGTTAAGCTGGATTCGTGAGCAAGATCCACTAAAACAAGGATTGAAACAGGGCCTTTGCGATCTCGCTATACTGGCTTATATTAAATTCGTGAGCAAGATCCACTAAAACAAGGATTGAAACTCTCCTCTTGCATTTCTGTCTCCTATTTTTTGGCAATTCGTGAGCAAGATCCACTAAAACAAGGATTGAAACTGCAATGTCGGGGACCAATCCAGGTCAGCCTCGGTATTCGTGAGCAAGATCCACTAAAACAAGGATTGAAACAGGTGTTTCGATGGCTCTGTGTTCGATTGCTGACGATTCGTGAGCAAGATCCACTAAAACAAGGATTGAAACCAACAATAGAATCGTGCGCCCTGGCCACGAGGGGGATTCGTGAGCAAGATCCACTAAAACAAGGATTGAAACCATTATTCCAGGTGAATGTCATATTTCCATTTGTAATTCGTGAGCAAGATCCACTAAAACAAGGATTGAAACCTCATTGTTCCCACGCTCCTGTTTTGGCGTTATATATTCGTGAGCAAGATCCACTAAAACAAGGATTGAAACCATTCCATTTGTTTCCATCCATATCTGTTAATGTATTCGTGAGCAAGATCCACTAAAACAAGGATTGAAACAAAACCTTAAAGACTTAGTAGAAAAGTCAAAAATATTCGTGAGCAAGATCCACTAAAACAAGGATTGAAACTTAGCTTGCCATATGCTCTGGCTATTTTTCTTTCCTCATTCGTGAGCAAGATCCACTAAAACAAGGATTGAAACCTGCGTAAGGCTCTCTAAGATACAAGCATATTCCATTCGTGAGCAAGATCCACTAAAACAAGGATTGAAACCCTGATGTTAGTCTTAAAGTTCGGAGCCACCAACAATTCGTGAGCAAGATCCACTAAAACAAGGATTGAAACTCTTGTATCCTATTTCAGTAGCAATTGCCTTATAGATTCGTGAGCAAGATCCACTAAAACAAGGATTGAAACAGCTTAAGCTCAGGCGAAGAGCAAATGGTAAGAATGATTCGTGAGCAAGATCCACTAAAACAAGGATTGAAACTGGAGATGGGAACCGGAAAGACAAGGACAGCAATCGAATTCGTGAGCAAGATCCACTAAAACAAGGATTGAAACTTACGTGATAGATGGGAATCAAACAACCGAGATCAATTCGTGAGCAAGATCCACTAAAACAAGGATTGAAACAGAGGATTCAACATTTGATTGATCGTGCTAAATTTATTCGTGAGCAAGATCCACTAAAACAAGGATTGAAACCCCATGAATGTCCTCTTAATTGACGTAGATTCGACTATTCGTGAGCAAGATCCACTAAAACAAGGATTGAAACTAAATGTGGTCAGATGAAACACATAGCAGGAGTGGATTCGTGAGCAAGATCCACTAAAACAAGGATTGAAACTGATTAATTCCCTGCCCTATTCTAACACCTTCTTTATTCGTGAGCAAGATCCACTAAAACAAGGATTGAAACTTTCCAAGACGGAGATATCTGGAGAGTTGATAATGATTCGTGAGCAAGATCCACTAAAACAAGGATTGAAACGTATTTATGGGCGTTGCTTGCTCCGGTTTTGTACGATTCGTGAGCAAGATCCACTAAAACAAGGATTGAAACTGGAGAGAAACGACATCATGACAATAGATCATGAAATTCGTGAGCAAGATCCACTAAAACAAGGATTGAAACTCAAACAGTGATTGTACTCTCAGAACCCTTTCAAGATTCGTGAGCAAGATCCACTAAAACAAGGATTGAAACGTGATATTGTTTTTGGCATTGTTTTACCTTCACTTATTCGTGAGCAAGATCCACTAAAACAAGGATTGAAACTGGTTTTAATCCTATTTGCAACAATTGAAGAATCTATTCGTGAGCAAGATCCACTAAAACAAGGATTGAAACATATCGGCTCGATCTTATAAAATTTATTTTCAAATTCGTGAGCAAGATCCACTAAAACAAGGATTGAAACTTAATTCGCTTGCCCCTTCAGAAATCTTAAACTGAATTCGTGAGCAAGATCCACTAAAACAAGGATTGAAACAAGGTTCTAATAACCGAAACAAAGCTAGGCAACGTATTCGTGAGCAAGATCCACTAAAACAAGGATTGAAACCAGCTTCAATGCCTATGACTCATGAAGAAGCTGAGAAATTCGTGAGCAAGATCCACTAAAACAAGGATTGAAACTGTTAGGTTGTCCTATTCGACTCCGTACGCAGCCAAATTCGTGAGCAAGATCCACTAAAACAAGGATTGAAACAAAGAGGGATCGAATGAAAATAGCCGGGGTAAAGTATTCGTGAGCAAGATCCACTAAAACAAGGATTGAAACGATATACCTTATAGTGTATACGTTAAAGGTACACCGTATTCGTGAGCAAGATCCACTAAAACAAGGATTGAAACTAAAGCTTCGCTTAATTTTCCGGACAACCTTCGAAAAATTCGTGAGCAAGATCCACTAAAACAAGGATTGAAACTCCGGTTCGCCTGGTCGAACGCGTCGAGCGTCCTATTCGTGAGCAAGATCCACTAAAACAAGGATTGAAACAGCGCTAGACCACGCACATATAGTATATCCTTAAAGTATTCGTGAGCAAGATCCACTAAAACAAGGATTGAAACAGGATATACTATAAACGACGTACTTTAAGGATATACTAATTCGTGAGCAAGATCCACTAAAACAAGGATTGAAACACTGACTGTTTTCGCGATTGAATACATATACTTACGAAATTCGTGAGCAAGATCCACTAAAACAAGGATTGAAACACTCTAAAAGAACTCGGTTTGATCACGCTGAATCTAATTCGTGAGCAAGATCCACTAAAACAAGGATTGAAACGCATTGAAAGCACAATGGGAATCTAAAGCACAAATCAATTCGTGAGCAAGATCCACTAAAACAAGGATTGAAACCGATCCTTATATCTCCTGCGTCTGTTGCTGTCATGTATTCGTGAGCAAGATCCACTAAAACAAGGATTGAAACTTATCCCTGGAAGATGTAAATCTATTCAGGAGAGTAGAATTCGTGAGCAAGATCCACTAAAACAAGGATTGAAACTCGCCCGGCTCCTCCTCCTGCCGCTGTAGTATAAATTCGTGAGCAAGATCCACTAAAACAAGGATTGAAACGATACTGGCGTTATACAGTTTTGAAGTTCGAAAATACCATTCGTGAGCAAGATCCACTAAAACAAGGATTGAAACTCTGATATAATGAAAAATGCCTTCGAAGATGCAAATATATTCGTGAGCAAGATCCACTAAAACAAGGATTGAAACTTCGCCTCCCTTACTCGACCAATGACACATAAAGCATTCGTGAGCAAGATCCACTAAAACAAGGATTGAAACTTGAGAATCCACTGTCAAGATCCTGGCTTTTAGACAAATTCGTGAGCAAGATCCACTAAAACAAGGATTGAAACTGAACATATTTTCTTGCCTCTTCTGTTGAATATCCATTCGTGAGCAAGATCCACTAAAACAAGGATTGAAACTTGTACCTGTAATTAATGGAATTGGTACATAGCCTTATTCGTGAGCAAGATCCACTAAAACAAGGATTGAAACTAGACACGACAGCAGGAAATGTTTATATTTCTAAAGCATTCGTGAGCAAGATCCACTAAAACAAGGATTGAAACAACTCATTCCTTCTTGATGTCTGAAGCCAGCCTTCCCATTCGTGAGCAAGATCCACTAAAACAAGGATTGAAACTGATCGAGATAAAGATAACTGATGAAATGCGAGAAAATTCGTGAGCAAGATCCACTAAAACAAGGATTGAAGATAAACTGATACTTTCCCTTGTCCAGGACTGGCTCAAGAAAGGCTCACAGGCAAGCGGTTCCGGGAAAAATTCTGGAAAAGGGCTGCTTCAGGGTGGGATAATCTCTCCGCTTCTTGTAAACTTCTACCTGGACCAGTTCGATAACCACTGGGCTGAAATCGGGCTCAAGAATGTTGAAGGGGAATCAATTGAGCACCTTGTCCGTTTTGCAGATGATTTCGTGGTCCTTTCAAAGGAATGGATCAACCCTGAGAGAGTTAAGGAAGCTATGGCTGAACTTGGACTTGAATTAAACAAAGATAAGACCTATGTCGGGACTGCCGTAAATGGGTTTGAATTCGTGGGTTTTTACTTTGAGGAAATTGAAGAGGAAAACGGGGCTGGGAGCATTATAAGAGTTATGCCTACCGAAGGGTCTATTGAGAAGGTAGTCGAGAGTATTGAAAGTATTGGAAGTAATGGAGATGTATATAATATAAATAGCATAGAAAGTCAAGGAAAACACGTAGTTAGCGATAAAAACAAGGTTCAGGCGCTGGATGATGTAATAAAAAATATTTATGATGTCGTTAATCCCTGGGTGAGCTATTACAGGCATATGGATTATGCTGCCGGGCTTGAAAGAATTGAACAATGTTTTAATGAAAAAATTAAAGAATGTATTTAAATATATATCCGGTTTATATTTATTTAGAAAACTTATTCGATTAATATGATAAGCTATTTATCTTATAACAAAAAACAATAAAATTTAAAAAATGTATTTGTAAAAAATTCTTTATAGATTTTATGAGTCCAGGGAATATTAAGCTCAAAACCCTTGAAATGACCTTTGAAGGCTCAGGGGAATTCAGGGGAGATGCAAATCAGATCCGTGGTTTCTTTGCGTCAAAATTCAATGAATACGACCTCCTCCATAACCACAATACCGACAGGTTTTGTTACCGCTACCCTCTTGTGCAGTACAAAGTTCTTGACAGGATTCCTCTCGTGGTCGGTGTAAATGAAGGCGCAGAAATCTTGAAAGGTTTATTTGATAAATTTGATACCGTCACCCTTCCTCACGAGGATTTTGAGATCACAGAACGCTCTTTGAGGATCAAAAAACAGGAATTCGGCCTTACAAAAAGCATCTACTTTTACGAATTTCTCACCCCCTGGCTTGCACTTAATAAAGAAAATGAGGAAAAATTCCTTGAGGCCAGAAACCCCGACGAGCAAAAGGAAATGCTAAGAAAGACTCTGGCAGGAAATTTGCTTTCCATGTCAAAAACTCTTGGGTATACGGTTCCTGATACCATAAAGTGCGATGTTGATGTGGAACTCAGGCGTTCAAAATACAAAAATATGGATTTTACTTCTTTTACGGGCGGTTTTATAGCCAATTTTTTGATCCCGGATTTCATGGGGGTAGGAAAGGGGGTTGCGAAGGGGTTTGGGACTGTGAGGAAAATAACAACAAATGAAGATAATAGGAATTATTCTAACTTCAATGATATTTAGCATTTGTATTATTTGATCCTAAATAGAGGAATTACTTATGATGGAACCTGAACCCATTGTAATTGAAACTCTTACTCCAATATGGACAGGTGGAGTAAACGGGAATTCGGATACAGTCAGAGAAACAGGCGTTATCGGTAGCATGCGTTGGTGGTATGAGGCAATAATAAGAGGAATAGGAGAATACGCTTGTGATCCATTAAGTGATAGTAAATGTATGCTTGATGGGAAGGAAAAAGCAGATGAAAGAAACAAAAAACTGTGCCCAGCATGTTATCTTTTTGGATGTGGGGGATGGAAAAGAAGATTTCGACTAGAAATAGTGAACTGTAGTGTGAAAGAATCTTTTCATTTAGTTACACTTGATAGAAAAGGGATTGGAAATAACTGGTGGCTATCAACAATATTCGAAAAAAATCTTAATAATAGCCTTTCTTTTGGAACATTTACTTTTAAAATATATCCAGTTGGCAGAGACGACAAATCAGAAATAATCACACAGATAAAAGCATTACTTTCCATAATGTCCCATGTTGGTGCTATTGGTGCCAAAAGTCAATATGGTTTTGGTCAGTTTGAAATGGAAAATAGGATGGATTTTAAACGAGCCATAAACGAGATAAAAAATTTCTCTAACAAAGATGAGTTCAAAAAAGAAGTAAACAAACCAGACTGCTACTCTTTATCAAATTTTTGGTGTTACGAGTTTAAAATTCCTGCAAGAAACCAGTTAGTCCAAAATTTTCAGAAATCGAACAACGTTGGAAATAAATCTTCGTCCACAAGTTATCTGCCTGTATCTTTCGATATCAGGTACAAACTTCCAAATCGCAATAAAGGTTCAGGATTGAGACAGGCGTATTATTCTCATTGTAACGGAGATAAAAACCAAGTTTATAAAATATTTGGTACGCTTCCTAAGAACGAGAAAAAGGAAAATGGAATTGGAAGTCGAATTTTTGTAAGTCATTTATTTAGAAAAACTTCAGAAAGTAATTATTTCTTACACGTTTGGGGTTTTACTGAAAAAGATGTGGGTGACCTTGTGAGTAGGGAGATTCAAAAAATGTTTTCTCTTGATGAAGTTCCAAAAATGAAATATGAAGAGGAAATCAATAATTTTTCAGGGGGTGCCTAAATGAACATTGATTGGGGTTCGGTTCTTTATCAACAGGAAGAAGCCTCCATAAATGATCTCAAAATAATTGTTGAGGAACTCGATCAGGCAGAAAAGGAAGAAACAGAAGAATTAGAAAAAAAGTTAGAGACCAAACTTAAGGATCTAATTTTGCCTAATGAACATCTAGCTTATCATTACATGTCTACCATTAATCAAAAACTGTCAGATAATTTCCGAGAAGCATGGCAGAAACAGAACCTGGAAGTTAATTTAGAAGAAGTTATCGAAAAATGGGAACTTACAAAATATGTTAAAGACAATTTCATATGTCCAGAGGTAAATATTTCTACATTACCCAGCTACTCTTTTGTTCTCAAATTTATGTTCAAACTTAAAAAGCCCTATATATCTCTTGATGAAAATGATTTTTACATTATTGATAATCCTTTGAGGAAAGATAAAGTTTTAAACCTTCCATTTGTCGCACCTTCTTCTTGGAAAGGAAGTCTCAGGAACTCTCTCTGGCAACTTAATTATGA
This window of the Methanosarcina mazei S-6 genome carries:
- a CDS encoding ABC transporter substrate-binding protein — translated: MSSPAADSEPTEQTSQVAGETALQGSEELSSPGSDELVAAVGTHGGEPETGFNPITGWGNSREPLVQSTLFKRDSEARLINDLAANYTVSSDGLKWTVTIRDDVKFHDGMPLTAEDVAFTFNTAANAGGSIDLSMLEKATATDDYTVEFEMNDPQSTFINKLVALGIVPEHAYNAETYGSSPIGSGPYKFVQWDKGQQVIFEANQDYYGQEPYFKKLTMLFMGSDSAFAAAKAGQVDLAEIPSSYAYQTVDGMKIVSLDSIDARGISFPMNPNTGEKTENGYVIGNNVTSDPAIRKALNIGIDRQTLVDGALNGQGKEEFTGVDKLPWGNKEAIFEDGDIEGAKKILAEGGWTDTDGDGIVEKKGLKAEFTLLYPANAQERQALAVSMSEEAKKLGINIKVEGKSWDEIYTLCYSTPNVWGYGSLDPTDIYLRYYSKSYDPSTRNNVIMYNNPAVDNYLRTAITSPDQETANKNWQLAAWDGTTGFSAEGDASWMWMATINYVYIMDEDLDIGTPKIQPHGADIFGSILEWKRA
- a CDS encoding GNAT family N-acetyltransferase; amino-acid sequence: MPDIEIIDLNPENIADYGVCGYKDFKKHLELRRKIDWFKEYYSKGLRIKVIFSREGGYQGMLEYIPGKYAHRPVDAEGYMFIHCIFVGFKNEFKGKGYASSLIEECIKDAKEANMQGVAVVTRNGSFMAKKDIFLKKGFVPVDEVEPDFELLVLKFNPGADDPKFKNISLDTEKYGEGLTVIRSAQCPYSVKNVDAILKTAREKLKIKANLIDLESSDEAQHVPCAFGTFCIIYNGKVISHHPISNTRFENIMKKIIQ
- a CDS encoding reverse transcriptase domain-containing protein, which codes for MLSLVQDWLKKGSQASGSGKNSGKGLLQGGIISPLLVNFYLDQFDNHWAEIGLKNVEGESIEHLVRFADDFVVLSKEWINPERVKEAMAELGLELNKDKTYVGTAVNGFEFVGFYFEEIEEENGAGSIIRVMPTEGSIEKVVESIESIGSNGDVYNINSIESQGKHVVSDKNKVQALDDVIKNIYDVVNPWVSYYRHMDYAAGLERIEQCFNEKIKECI
- a CDS encoding CRISPR-associated endonuclease Cas6, whose translation is MSPGNIKLKTLEMTFEGSGEFRGDANQIRGFFASKFNEYDLLHNHNTDRFCYRYPLVQYKVLDRIPLVVGVNEGAEILKGLFDKFDTVTLPHEDFEITERSLRIKKQEFGLTKSIYFYEFLTPWLALNKENEEKFLEARNPDEQKEMLRKTLAGNLLSMSKTLGYTVPDTIKCDVDVELRRSKYKNMDFTSFTGGFIANFLIPDFMGVGKGVAKGFGTVRKITTNEDNRNYSNFNDI
- the cmr1 gene encoding type III-B CRISPR module RAMP protein Cmr1; amino-acid sequence: MMEPEPIVIETLTPIWTGGVNGNSDTVRETGVIGSMRWWYEAIIRGIGEYACDPLSDSKCMLDGKEKADERNKKLCPACYLFGCGGWKRRFRLEIVNCSVKESFHLVTLDRKGIGNNWWLSTIFEKNLNNSLSFGTFTFKIYPVGRDDKSEIITQIKALLSIMSHVGAIGAKSQYGFGQFEMENRMDFKRAINEIKNFSNKDEFKKEVNKPDCYSLSNFWCYEFKIPARNQLVQNFQKSNNVGNKSSSTSYLPVSFDIRYKLPNRNKGSGLRQAYYSHCNGDKNQVYKIFGTLPKNEKKENGIGSRIFVSHLFRKTSESNYFLHVWGFTEKDVGDLVSREIQKMFSLDEVPKMKYEEEINNFSGGA